The following are encoded in a window of Chryseobacterium sp. genomic DNA:
- a CDS encoding YopX family protein has product MNELERLYTGRKDKNNNKIFVGDIVRVTYGNADSNFSENELVIYKDGKFLLDHEDGQSTFDSPHFSLEVIGTLKDNPELYNAGFRI; this is encoded by the coding sequence ATGAATGAATTAGAAAGACTTTATACAGGAAGAAAGGATAAGAACAACAACAAGATTTTTGTAGGCGACATCGTGCGGGTAACTTACGGCAATGCAGATTCAAACTTTTCTGAAAATGAACTGGTAATTTATAAGGACGGTAAATTTCTGCTTGATCATGAGGATGGACAATCCACTTTCGATTCACCACACTTTTCCTTAGAAGTAATTGGAACCCTGAAAGACAATCCTGAACTCTACAACGCCGGTTTCCGAATCTAA
- a CDS encoding Txe/YoeB family addiction module toxin, with product MKYIFVDESCEDYLYWQKTDKKKLKRINDLLKDISRNPFEGIGKPEPLKHKYSGFWSRRIDEEHRLIYKYQDDDILIAKCRFHYD from the coding sequence ATGAAATATATATTTGTCGATGAATCCTGCGAGGATTATTTATATTGGCAGAAGACGGACAAAAAGAAATTAAAGCGCATCAATGATTTGCTGAAGGACATCTCCCGAAATCCTTTTGAAGGTATTGGTAAACCCGAACCCCTAAAACATAAGTATTCCGGATTTTGGTCCCGCAGAATTGATGAGGAGCACAGACTGATATATAAGTATCAGGATGATGACATTTTAATTGCCAAATGTAGATTTCATTACGACTGA
- a CDS encoding M56 family metallopeptidase, with amino-acid sequence METVLIYISKMILCSAVLFAYYHLALKNRTFHHYNRFYLLAAVMVSLLLPLLKISYFTLEVNSNIYLLLSSLHYSESSFSKGNDPIYFSISLLSAGAVGVFLLSKLAVGIFKIRSFRRRFPKEELRGISFYHTDLEDAPFSFFKSLFWKNSILLNSDLGKQILKHEMVHIEQKHSSDKLFMEIVCSVLWFNPVFWLIKKEIYLIHEYLADNKAVKNLDTKAFVQMLLASHFSGNSSPVINPFLSSNLKKRLKMLQKPKTKFGYLHRILALPLVFTMAFAYAVNTKNIEIAELNADILKIIDEREAVAVMEKTEISEEAVSGTSVTDVQGVKADTVKSSQKQSKTVKSYDPMALNLFRATDENLFIVNGKEVLREDFIKFYLANRNDKKYSFGSTNQTFSKIFESGKTAAFSVFKEGADEETKKTLAIIGRYLNMPKEDTTLNPVPKSTASIIKRNNGELKNFFDKAEKERNEQAQNTARKKAEMDARIKDLVKSSKYKDNYFPGRNYNLQPLTAEETADLKEEASKIEKIVSESAGSSSFFMNFFRTNALSNYTFNLNGELLNEDKINRRDIVLPLNSDHTTFYMDGKKVPRDKVMKRTDSAADAETFLNDTNIKEIKQEYVTDGIRKYLYRFELITK; translated from the coding sequence ATGGAAACTGTATTGATTTACATTAGTAAGATGATCCTGTGCTCGGCAGTGCTGTTCGCCTACTATCATCTGGCCCTTAAAAACCGTACCTTTCACCATTACAACCGCTTCTATCTGCTGGCTGCTGTAATGGTAAGTCTCCTGCTTCCACTTCTTAAAATCTCGTATTTCACTCTGGAGGTGAATAGCAATATCTACTTATTGCTGAGCAGCTTGCATTATTCTGAAAGCTCATTCTCCAAAGGGAACGACCCGATTTATTTCAGTATCAGTTTGCTCTCAGCCGGCGCAGTTGGCGTTTTTCTGCTGAGTAAATTAGCAGTTGGGATTTTTAAAATCAGGAGCTTCAGGCGCAGATTTCCTAAGGAGGAACTGCGGGGAATTTCATTTTATCATACCGATCTGGAAGACGCCCCGTTTTCATTTTTCAAATCACTGTTCTGGAAGAACAGCATCTTGCTGAATTCAGATCTGGGAAAGCAAATCCTTAAACATGAAATGGTGCATATAGAGCAGAAACACAGCAGTGACAAACTGTTTATGGAAATAGTATGCTCCGTTCTGTGGTTTAATCCGGTCTTCTGGCTGATTAAAAAGGAAATCTATCTTATTCACGAATACCTGGCAGATAATAAGGCGGTAAAAAATCTGGATACAAAAGCCTTTGTACAGATGCTGCTTGCAAGTCATTTTTCCGGTAATAGTAGTCCAGTTATCAATCCCTTCCTAAGTTCTAACCTTAAAAAACGATTAAAAATGTTACAGAAACCCAAAACTAAATTCGGATACCTACACAGAATTTTAGCATTGCCGCTGGTATTTACAATGGCTTTTGCCTATGCTGTCAATACAAAAAACATCGAGATTGCGGAACTCAATGCGGACATCCTCAAGATTATTGATGAGCGGGAAGCAGTCGCAGTAATGGAAAAAACAGAAATATCAGAAGAGGCAGTATCCGGCACGTCCGTAACTGATGTTCAGGGAGTCAAGGCGGATACAGTCAAAAGCAGTCAAAAGCAAAGCAAAACTGTAAAGTCATATGATCCAATGGCTTTAAACCTGTTTCGCGCGACGGACGAAAATCTGTTCATAGTTAATGGAAAAGAAGTTCTTCGCGAAGATTTTATAAAATTTTATCTAGCTAACAGAAATGATAAAAAGTATTCTTTTGGATCTACAAACCAGACATTTTCTAAAATATTTGAATCTGGAAAGACTGCAGCGTTTTCGGTTTTTAAGGAAGGTGCAGATGAAGAAACGAAAAAAACTTTAGCTATCATTGGCAGATACCTTAACATGCCAAAAGAAGATACAACACTAAACCCTGTGCCGAAGTCAACTGCTTCTATTATAAAACGGAATAACGGTGAATTAAAGAATTTTTTCGACAAAGCTGAAAAAGAAAGAAACGAACAGGCGCAAAATACAGCAAGAAAAAAGGCAGAGATGGACGCCAGGATTAAGGACTTAGTGAAGTCTTCAAAATATAAAGACAACTATTTTCCCGGTAGAAATTATAATCTTCAGCCGTTGACAGCGGAAGAAACAGCAGATCTTAAAGAAGAGGCTTCTAAAATTGAAAAGATTGTGAGTGAATCTGCCGGTTCTTCCAGTTTTTTTATGAACTTTTTCCGCACCAATGCGCTGAGCAACTACACATTTAACCTGAATGGTGAACTCTTAAATGAAGATAAAATTAACAGGAGAGATATTGTATTACCGCTTAATTCGGACCATACCACATTTTATATGGACGGCAAAAAGGTACCACGCGACAAAGTGATGAAGAGAACCGACAGTGCTGCAGATGCAGAGACCTTTCTGAACGACACAAATATCAAGGAAATTAAACAAGAATACGTAACTGACGGTATACGAAAATATCTTTACCGCTTTGAACTTATTACAAAATAA
- a CDS encoding type II toxin-antitoxin system Phd/YefM family antitoxin: MLIASVSDFRKDIKSYLDRVAKNFETLIINRGKDSAIVVMSLDEYNSLMATNYELSSRRNELRLDAAIEKLKSGNSFSKDLTEE; this comes from the coding sequence ATGCTCATTGCCAGTGTTTCAGATTTCCGGAAAGACATAAAGTCTTATTTGGACAGAGTTGCGAAAAATTTCGAGACCCTAATTATTAACCGCGGTAAAGATTCTGCAATAGTTGTCATGTCACTGGATGAATATAATTCCCTAATGGCAACTAATTATGAACTGTCTTCGCGGAGAAATGAATTGAGGTTAGATGCTGCCATTGAAAAGCTAAAAAGTGGAAACTCCTTTTCCAAAGATTTGACCGAAGAATAG
- a CDS encoding DNA-deoxyinosine glycosylase: MNLRIASFPPIISESSEILILGSVPGVRSLKEQEYYAHAQNHFWKIVFHLFGGEFTLNYAQKIDFLTDNKIALWDVIETCERKGSLDTQIRNEESNDILALLNEFPNIKAVFCNGQKAHKNLLKMVGKDYDLPIFVLPSTSPLHTIGFEKKLEAWALIKKYV; encoded by the coding sequence ATGAACCTTAGAATAGCCTCGTTTCCGCCAATTATTTCAGAAAGTTCGGAAATCCTCATCCTGGGATCGGTTCCTGGAGTCCGGTCACTTAAAGAACAGGAGTATTACGCGCATGCGCAGAATCACTTTTGGAAAATTGTCTTTCATTTATTCGGCGGCGAATTTACGTTAAATTATGCGCAAAAGATTGATTTTTTGACAGATAATAAAATTGCGCTGTGGGACGTGATCGAAACCTGCGAACGGAAAGGCAGCCTTGATACACAGATCCGTAATGAGGAAAGTAATGATATCCTCGCATTGTTAAATGAGTTTCCTAATATTAAAGCGGTGTTCTGTAATGGACAGAAAGCGCATAAAAACCTTTTAAAGATGGTGGGCAAAGATTATGATCTTCCTATCTTTGTACTTCCCTCCACAAGTCCATTGCATACCATTGGCTTCGAAAAAAAGTTGGAAGCCTGGGCCCTTATCAAGAAATATGTTTAA
- the ppk1 gene encoding polyphosphate kinase 1 gives MANQFNPRDITWLAFNERVLQEAMDPQVPLHLRIRFIGIFSNNLDEFFRVRVAGLKRAMDFKQKFITESFYQPPSKILQKINEIVIQQQLAFDKTWKKIQAEMEEQKVFIRTPNKLTPVQEKFVREYFDEVVESNVIPLLLHENTPMPYMRDKSLYLGIAMRRKEWQYECKFAMIEVPSRVLGRFVLLPGDDEKNVMLLEDVITFNLPHIFSYFGYDDFEAHCFKVTKDAEFDLDNDIRTTLAEKIEKGIKARRKGKPTRFSFDRNMDKALLEFLIRKLNLTKKDSIIPGGKIHNFKHFMDFPDVFAAYRKPEERTSFDHPQLKDSRVTDVILNTDVLLTFPYHSYTPVIDLLRESAMDPHVKSIQITAYRLASSSKIINALINAVRNGKEVTVMLELRARFDEESNLKWKELLEQEGVNVLLGIPDRKVHAKLCIIKKRYQGKTLQYGFISTGNFNEKTARIYGDHLLMTSDRAVMADMNKVFNVLRKPKEDYLPALQTCKKLLLCPVFMREKIEEHIDREIEEAKAGRKAEMVIKSNSLSDRGLIQKLYDAARAGVNVRLIIRGIYCAVNQKDFKKKIQAISIVDEYLEHARVMYFYNKGAEDTYISSADWMTRNLDYRIEAAVKITQKNLKKEIKDLLDIQLSDNVKARILDKNLRNEYVKKEGAEIRSQLEIYRYLKQKGNKI, from the coding sequence ATGGCCAACCAGTTTAATCCGAGAGACATCACGTGGCTTGCCTTTAATGAGCGGGTCCTTCAGGAAGCGATGGATCCACAGGTGCCCCTGCATCTGCGTATCCGGTTTATCGGCATATTTTCAAACAATCTTGATGAGTTTTTCCGGGTTCGCGTAGCCGGACTTAAACGGGCTATGGATTTTAAGCAAAAATTCATCACCGAATCCTTCTACCAGCCTCCCAGTAAAATTCTTCAGAAAATAAATGAAATTGTCATCCAGCAGCAGCTGGCTTTCGACAAAACCTGGAAGAAAATCCAGGCTGAAATGGAGGAACAGAAGGTATTTATACGGACACCCAATAAACTGACGCCCGTACAGGAAAAGTTTGTCCGGGAATATTTTGATGAGGTTGTGGAGAGTAATGTAATCCCACTGTTGCTTCACGAAAACACGCCTATGCCCTATATGCGCGACAAATCGCTTTATCTGGGCATCGCCATGAGGCGGAAGGAATGGCAGTATGAATGTAAATTCGCGATGATTGAGGTTCCTTCCCGCGTGTTGGGCAGGTTTGTCCTTTTGCCGGGTGATGATGAGAAAAACGTAATGCTGCTGGAGGATGTTATTACCTTCAACCTGCCGCATATTTTCTCCTATTTCGGCTATGATGATTTTGAGGCGCATTGTTTTAAGGTAACCAAGGATGCAGAATTTGACCTGGACAATGATATCCGCACGACCCTGGCAGAAAAGATTGAGAAGGGAATAAAGGCACGGCGGAAAGGAAAACCTACGCGCTTCAGTTTCGACCGGAATATGGATAAGGCGCTCCTTGAATTTTTGATCAGAAAACTGAATCTCACCAAAAAGGACAGCATCATTCCCGGAGGCAAAATCCATAATTTCAAGCATTTCATGGATTTCCCGGATGTGTTTGCTGCCTATAGGAAGCCCGAAGAAAGAACCTCCTTTGATCACCCTCAGCTGAAGGACAGCCGTGTTACGGATGTTATCCTAAATACCGACGTGCTGCTCACCTTTCCCTATCACAGTTATACGCCGGTAATTGACCTTCTGCGTGAGTCCGCAATGGATCCGCATGTAAAATCCATACAGATTACGGCCTACCGGCTGGCCAGCAGCTCAAAGATCATTAATGCCCTAATTAACGCGGTCCGAAACGGAAAGGAGGTAACCGTAATGCTTGAGTTGCGGGCCAGGTTTGATGAAGAATCCAACCTGAAGTGGAAGGAACTGCTGGAACAGGAAGGGGTAAACGTGCTGTTAGGCATCCCTGACAGGAAAGTGCATGCGAAACTGTGCATCATCAAGAAAAGGTATCAGGGTAAAACATTGCAGTACGGATTTATAAGTACGGGCAACTTTAACGAAAAAACAGCCAGGATTTATGGTGATCATTTGCTGATGACTTCAGACCGTGCGGTTATGGCCGACATGAACAAAGTATTTAATGTATTGCGTAAACCAAAAGAAGATTACCTGCCGGCGCTCCAAACCTGCAAAAAACTCCTGCTGTGCCCAGTATTTATGCGTGAAAAAATTGAGGAGCATATAGACCGGGAAATTGAGGAAGCCAAAGCAGGACGCAAAGCAGAAATGGTCATTAAATCCAATTCGCTCAGTGACCGGGGACTGATACAGAAACTTTATGATGCAGCCAGAGCAGGTGTCAATGTGAGGCTCATTATACGCGGAATTTACTGCGCCGTAAATCAGAAAGACTTTAAAAAGAAAATCCAGGCAATAAGTATTGTGGATGAGTATCTGGAACACGCCCGGGTCATGTATTTTTACAACAAGGGCGCCGAGGACACCTATATATCCTCGGCCGACTGGATGACGCGGAATCTGGATTACCGAATTGAAGCCGCCGTAAAGATTACCCAAAAAAACCTGAAAAAAGAAATTAAAGACCTTTTGGATATTCAGCTTAGCGATAATGTGAAAGCCAGGATTCTGGACAAGAACCTGCGGAATGAATATGTAAAGAAAGAAGGAGCCGAAATCCGTTCTCAGCTTGAAATTTACCGCTACCTGAAGCAGAAAGGAAATAAAATTTAA
- a CDS encoding BlaI/MecI/CopY family transcriptional regulator: MKYQLTKAEEQTMHYLWKIGEGFLKDILDQYPKPKPHSNTVSTILKVLKDKSFVDYKVLGRQHKYFPLVSKEQYSGKSIKSFVKSYFQGSYTNAVSFLVEKNEITVEDLEMLLNELKQND; this comes from the coding sequence ATGAAATACCAACTTACTAAAGCCGAGGAGCAAACAATGCATTACCTCTGGAAAATTGGTGAGGGCTTTCTCAAGGATATTCTTGATCAGTATCCCAAACCCAAGCCACATTCCAATACCGTATCAACTATTTTAAAGGTTTTGAAAGACAAGTCCTTTGTAGACTATAAAGTCTTAGGCAGGCAGCATAAATACTTTCCGCTGGTGTCCAAGGAGCAGTATAGCGGTAAATCCATAAAAAGTTTTGTAAAAAGCTACTTTCAGGGTTCTTATACGAATGCAGTTTCTTTTTTGGTGGAAAAAAACGAGATCACTGTTGAAGATTTGGAAATGCTCCTGAATGAACTGAAACAAAACGACTGA
- a CDS encoding exopolyphosphatase, with protein sequence MRIAAIDIGSNAARLLINEVHENSAGHAEFTKLNLLRIPLRLGMDVFAKGVIGPEREKMVVDSMRVFGDLMKIYKVEHYRACATSAMRDAKNGRQIIAEVREDSGIDIEIISGDEEAALVYENHVAEGLAEDSAYLYIDVGGGSTELTFYEKGKMRYKKSFNIGTIRLLNGLVTDDHWKEMKEEIRRNINSKDPVVAIGSGGNINKIFSMSKTKEGKPMSTSYLRKYYKELSELTVAERMTKFGMREDRADVIVPALEIFNHIMQWSEISKIFVPKISVADGLIHSIYNRIQAEGKEQKR encoded by the coding sequence ATGAGAATAGCCGCAATAGATATTGGCAGTAACGCCGCACGCCTGCTGATAAACGAAGTGCACGAAAATTCTGCCGGCCATGCAGAATTTACCAAACTGAACCTGCTGCGCATCCCACTCCGTTTGGGAATGGACGTATTTGCCAAAGGCGTAATAGGTCCGGAGCGCGAAAAGATGGTGGTGGACAGCATGAGGGTCTTCGGGGACCTGATGAAGATTTATAAGGTAGAACATTACCGCGCCTGCGCAACCAGTGCCATGCGCGATGCCAAAAACGGCCGGCAGATCATAGCTGAGGTGCGGGAGGATTCCGGAATTGACATCGAAATTATCAGTGGGGATGAAGAAGCCGCCCTGGTATACGAAAACCATGTAGCAGAAGGTCTTGCGGAAGATTCGGCCTATCTGTATATTGATGTGGGTGGAGGCTCTACTGAACTTACCTTTTACGAAAAAGGCAAGATGAGGTATAAAAAATCCTTCAATATAGGTACCATACGTTTGCTGAATGGGCTGGTTACTGATGACCACTGGAAAGAGATGAAAGAGGAAATCCGCAGAAACATCAACTCAAAAGATCCGGTAGTGGCTATCGGTTCAGGAGGCAACATCAATAAAATTTTCTCCATGAGCAAAACCAAGGAGGGCAAGCCCATGAGCACCTCCTACCTCAGGAAATACTATAAAGAGCTGAGTGAACTCACAGTTGCAGAACGGATGACGAAGTTCGGGATGCGTGAAGACCGTGCCGACGTGATTGTTCCGGCTCTGGAAATCTTTAACCATATTATGCAGTGGTCGGAAATCTCAAAGATTTTTGTGCCTAAGATTTCGGTGGCCGACGGACTGATACACAGTATCTATAACCGTATCCAGGCTGAAGGCAAGGAACAGAAGCGCTAA
- a CDS encoding SOS response-associated peptidase produces MCYYVDSSLTKAEIKKIYNIGFEGTDYVSEKFLNGFGHSLLQVILDDNSETATSANWGLIPFWSKDRNIQKQTLNAKIETIAEKPSFRESINRRCLVLVKGFYEWKWLDDKGKQKHKHYLKLPDQDIMALGGIYSRWHDKLTGQELTTFSIVTTQANELMAQIHNTKHRMPVILPGRMQQEWLGERDIQDFAFPNHEAELIALNLDEPLEPTTLF; encoded by the coding sequence ATGTGTTACTACGTTGATTCAAGCCTGACAAAAGCTGAAATAAAGAAAATTTATAATATAGGTTTTGAAGGAACCGATTACGTTTCAGAAAAATTCCTCAACGGTTTCGGGCACTCGTTGCTTCAGGTAATACTGGATGATAATTCAGAGACTGCTACCTCCGCGAACTGGGGACTGATACCGTTTTGGTCAAAGGACAGGAACATACAGAAACAGACGCTCAATGCTAAGATTGAGACAATAGCGGAGAAGCCGTCATTCCGTGAAAGTATCAACAGACGGTGCTTGGTTTTGGTGAAAGGATTCTACGAATGGAAATGGTTGGATGATAAAGGGAAACAGAAGCATAAGCACTATTTAAAACTGCCGGATCAGGATATAATGGCGCTCGGTGGAATTTACAGCAGGTGGCACGATAAACTGACGGGTCAGGAACTTACCACATTTTCAATAGTGACTACTCAGGCAAATGAACTGATGGCGCAGATACATAACACCAAACACCGCATGCCGGTGATACTGCCGGGTAGGATGCAGCAGGAGTGGTTAGGGGAGAGAGATATCCAGGATTTTGCATTTCCCAACCATGAAGCCGAACTTATCGCACTAAATCTTGATGAACCTTTAGAACCGACAACACTTTTCTGA
- a CDS encoding DUF6660 family protein, translated as MKTFSFFLSLFFMVLTMVPCSDAAKGLGEKVCLAENVHLEQGQDQHADLCTPFCVCNCCGMSMTVMLLKKLLPEKIALLIKDTLPEKNYNYAVLHTVGIWQPPKIG; from the coding sequence GTGAAAACTTTTTCCTTTTTTCTTTCCTTATTCTTCATGGTACTCACGATGGTACCATGCAGCGATGCTGCGAAAGGTTTAGGCGAAAAAGTTTGTTTGGCAGAAAACGTTCATTTAGAGCAAGGTCAGGATCAGCATGCTGATCTTTGTACGCCTTTCTGCGTTTGCAACTGTTGTGGAATGTCAATGACTGTCATGCTGCTGAAAAAATTACTCCCTGAGAAGATTGCTCTTTTAATTAAAGACACTCTTCCTGAAAAGAATTACAACTACGCAGTCCTCCATACTGTCGGTATCTGGCAACCTCCCAAAATAGGTTAA
- the queA gene encoding tRNA preQ1(34) S-adenosylmethionine ribosyltransferase-isomerase QueA: MKTSDFNFHLPEELLAEHPAEHRDEAKLMVLNRKDQTIEHKLFKDVVDYFDEKDLFIFNNTKVFPARLYGNKEKTGAKIEVFLLRELDKETRVWDVLVDPARKIRIGNKLFFTEDEALVAEVIDNTTSRGRTLRFLYDGSYEEFRAKLKELGETPLPKYIKREVQPEDAERYQTIYAKHEGAVAAPTAGLHFSKHLMKRLEIKGIDFAEVTLHVGLGTFNPIEVEDLSKHKMESEEAIIDQLNADIINKAVEEGRRVCAVGTTTMRALETSVSSNKRIGPYQGWTNKFIFPPHEFGVANAMITNFHTPKSTLLMMIAAFAGKDFLMHAYEEAIKNEYKFYSYGDAMLIL, from the coding sequence ATGAAGACATCAGACTTTAATTTCCACCTGCCGGAAGAACTTCTGGCTGAACATCCTGCAGAACACCGTGACGAAGCCAAACTTATGGTTCTTAACCGTAAGGACCAGACTATTGAGCACAAACTGTTTAAGGATGTGGTAGATTATTTTGATGAAAAAGATCTGTTCATCTTTAACAATACTAAAGTTTTCCCGGCCCGGCTGTATGGTAATAAGGAAAAAACAGGAGCAAAGATTGAGGTTTTCCTGCTTAGGGAACTTGATAAGGAAACACGTGTTTGGGACGTTCTTGTGGATCCGGCGAGAAAGATAAGAATAGGTAACAAACTTTTCTTTACTGAAGATGAAGCTTTGGTGGCTGAAGTTATTGACAATACAACCTCCAGAGGCAGAACCCTTAGGTTTTTATATGACGGTTCTTACGAAGAATTCCGCGCTAAACTGAAAGAACTTGGCGAAACTCCGCTTCCAAAATACATTAAAAGGGAAGTGCAGCCCGAAGATGCTGAGCGTTACCAAACAATTTATGCAAAGCATGAAGGTGCTGTAGCTGCGCCGACAGCAGGTCTGCACTTTTCTAAACATCTGATGAAAAGACTGGAAATCAAGGGTATTGATTTTGCCGAAGTAACTCTGCATGTGGGACTCGGAACTTTTAACCCGATTGAGGTGGAGGATTTAAGCAAGCACAAAATGGAATCTGAGGAGGCCATCATTGACCAGCTTAATGCAGATATCATTAACAAAGCAGTAGAAGAGGGCAGAAGGGTTTGCGCCGTAGGTACCACCACAATGCGTGCACTGGAAACTTCTGTTTCCTCAAACAAAAGGATCGGGCCTTATCAGGGGTGGACCAATAAATTCATCTTTCCACCGCACGAGTTTGGAGTTGCTAATGCCATGATTACCAATTTCCACACACCGAAATCTACATTACTGATGATGATTGCAGCCTTTGCAGGTAAGGATTTCCTGATGCATGCTTATGAGGAAGCCATTAAGAATGAATATAAATTCTACTCCTACGGAGATGCAATGCTCATATTATAA
- the fsa gene encoding fructose-6-phosphate aldolase — MKFFIDTANLDQIREAQNLGILDGVTTNPTLMAKEGIAGTNAIMQHYRTICDIVDGDISAEVLSTTYEEMIKEGDELAAIHPNIVVKIPMIKDGVRALKYFSDKGIKTNCTLIFSSGQALLAAKAGATYVSPFLGRLDDISTDGLALIDEIRTIYDNYGYETQILAASIRHSMHIINCAKIGADVITSPLGPILSLLSHPLTDKGLAQFVEDSKKMA; from the coding sequence ATGAAATTTTTTATTGACACAGCCAACCTGGACCAGATTCGCGAAGCCCAAAACCTTGGAATCCTGGACGGGGTAACCACCAATCCTACCCTGATGGCCAAGGAAGGTATTGCCGGAACCAATGCCATTATGCAGCACTACCGCACGATTTGCGATATTGTAGACGGCGACATTTCTGCCGAGGTCCTGAGCACGACGTATGAAGAAATGATAAAGGAGGGCGACGAGCTGGCGGCCATACACCCCAACATCGTGGTGAAGATCCCAATGATTAAGGACGGTGTGCGTGCGCTGAAATATTTCTCCGACAAAGGCATCAAGACCAACTGCACGCTGATATTTTCCTCCGGACAGGCGCTGCTGGCTGCTAAGGCCGGTGCGACGTACGTTTCGCCTTTCCTGGGAAGACTGGATGATATTTCCACTGACGGCCTGGCGCTGATAGACGAAATACGCACGATTTATGACAACTACGGCTACGAAACCCAAATCCTGGCTGCCTCCATTCGCCATTCCATGCACATTATTAACTGTGCAAAGATTGGTGCCGATGTAATTACTTCGCCACTTGGCCCGATACTGAGCCTGTTAAGCCACCCGCTAACCGACAAAGGTCTGGCGCAGTTTGTGGAGGACAGTAAGAAAATGGCGTAA
- the pepE gene encoding dipeptidase PepE, protein MNILLASTSTLYGGNYLEYIKTEIEQLFQGIDEILFIPFARPGGISHEDYTAKAAEFFAKLNIKVRGLHEFEDKAEAINLAKGYFTGGGNTFLLVKTLHEENLMHFLKENVEGGKPYLGSSAGSNIGGINMKTTNDMPIVYPPSFSCMGLVPFNINPHFLDPSPDLKHNGETRETRILEFLTQNDLKVVGLREGNWIRRIGDRITTEGTEHTRIFEQGREPYEVEPGTVL, encoded by the coding sequence ATGAACATTCTCCTTGCCTCAACCTCTACGCTTTACGGCGGCAATTACCTGGAATACATCAAAACCGAAATAGAACAGCTCTTTCAGGGAATCGATGAGATTCTCTTCATTCCTTTTGCGCGCCCGGGCGGGATCTCGCACGAAGACTATACCGCCAAAGCCGCAGAATTCTTCGCCAAACTGAACATAAAAGTCCGCGGACTCCACGAGTTTGAAGATAAAGCTGAAGCCATCAACCTGGCCAAGGGCTATTTTACCGGCGGCGGCAACACCTTTCTTTTGGTTAAGACTCTGCACGAAGAAAACCTGATGCATTTCCTGAAGGAGAATGTAGAAGGCGGCAAACCTTATCTGGGTTCCAGCGCCGGCAGTAATATCGGCGGCATCAACATGAAAACCACCAATGATATGCCCATTGTTTACCCGCCCAGCTTCAGCTGTATGGGACTGGTACCGTTCAATATAAATCCGCACTTCCTGGATCCAAGCCCTGACCTTAAGCACAACGGCGAAACCCGCGAAACCCGAATCCTTGAGTTCCTGACCCAAAACGACCTGAAAGTCGTAGGTCTCCGCGAGGGCAACTGGATCCGCCGCATTGGCGACCGCATCACAACTGAAGGCACCGAGCATACCCGCATCTTCGAACAGGGCCGGGAACCTTATGAAGTAGAGCCGGGAACGGTGCTTTAA